One Myxosarcina sp. GI1 genomic window carries:
- the aroB gene encoding 3-dehydroquinate synthase — MPTITVSLPQTSYQIDIASGSLNQLGKQMQKLGVGKKVLVVSNPEIFDYYGDTCINSLQNNGFETFTHLIPAGEQYKNLRSIEQIYDTALTNRIERSSTLVALGGGVIGDMTGFAAATWLRGVNFVQVPTTLLAMVDASVGGKTGVNHPQGKNLIGAFYQPKLVAIDPDVLKTLPEKEFRAGIAEVIKYGVIWDEDLFTKLEQAEHIDNFSAIAPEFLQTILVRSCQAKADVVSQDEKEAGLRAILNYGHTIGHAVESLTNYQQFVHGEAVAIGMVAAGKIAVRMGLWTKAEAARQDKLIAKAGLPLDIPSQLKIDDILETIKSDKKVKAGKVRFILPTKIGAVTITDRSTSELIKEALP, encoded by the coding sequence ATGCCTACTATAACCGTCAGCCTTCCTCAAACTTCCTATCAGATTGATATTGCTTCTGGTAGTCTCAACCAGTTAGGCAAGCAAATGCAAAAGCTTGGTGTAGGTAAAAAAGTTTTAGTTGTTTCCAACCCAGAAATATTTGACTACTATGGCGATACTTGTATCAACTCCCTACAGAATAATGGTTTTGAAACTTTTACTCATTTAATACCTGCGGGAGAACAATATAAAAATCTCCGCTCTATAGAACAAATATACGATACCGCCCTAACCAACCGTATCGAACGTTCTTCTACTTTAGTTGCTTTAGGAGGAGGGGTAATTGGCGACATGACAGGATTTGCAGCAGCAACCTGGTTGAGAGGTGTTAACTTCGTACAGGTACCAACCACTTTGCTGGCAATGGTGGATGCTTCTGTCGGCGGAAAAACGGGTGTCAATCATCCTCAAGGCAAAAATCTTATTGGTGCTTTTTATCAACCCAAACTGGTGGCAATCGATCCCGATGTTTTAAAAACTCTACCAGAAAAAGAGTTTAGGGCGGGAATTGCCGAGGTTATTAAGTATGGCGTTATCTGGGATGAAGATTTATTTACCAAACTAGAACAAGCCGAGCATATAGATAACTTTAGCGCGATCGCTCCAGAATTTTTGCAAACAATTTTAGTTCGTTCTTGTCAGGCTAAAGCTGATGTTGTCAGCCAAGACGAAAAAGAAGCAGGTTTGCGAGCAATTTTAAACTACGGTCACACTATCGGTCATGCTGTAGAAAGTTTGACTAACTATCAACAGTTCGTTCACGGTGAAGCGGTGGCAATAGGCATGGTAGCAGCAGGAAAAATTGCCGTTCGTATGGGACTATGGACAAAAGCTGAAGCCGCACGACAGGATAAATTAATTGCCAAAGCAGGTTTACCTTTAGATATTCCCTCACAGCTAAAGATTGATGACATACTCGAAACGATAAAAAGCGACAAAAAAGTTAAAGCAGGAAAAGTACGCTTTATTTTGCCAACTAAAATAGGTGCGGTGACAATTACCGACCGCTCAACTTCCGAGCTTATTAAAGAAGCTTTGCCGTAG
- a CDS encoding DUF3240 family protein — MSSLNRGMLVTIICEAVLQDRLIKLLQTLAVSGYTIIPAQGAGGHGRRMGDMAGYNTNIEVKTIVTSETSDQLLEELKHFPQNHALIAYRQQVEGLFD, encoded by the coding sequence ATGTCTTCTTTAAATAGAGGTATGCTTGTAACTATTATCTGCGAAGCGGTTTTGCAAGACCGTTTAATTAAGTTACTACAAACGTTAGCTGTTTCTGGATATACGATTATTCCCGCACAGGGTGCGGGTGGACATGGCAGACGCATGGGAGATATGGCTGGTTACAACACCAATATTGAAGTCAAAACTATCGTCACATCTGAAACATCCGACCAGTTACTTGAAGAGCTAAAGCATTTTCCGCAAAATCACGCTTTGATTGCCTATAGACAACAGGTAGAAGGTTTATTTGATTAG